In Mangrovivirga cuniculi, the following proteins share a genomic window:
- a CDS encoding TIGR01777 family oxidoreductase, with protein MDNHVVITGGTGLVGSKLTKKLQQKGYQVSIYSRTEDKDSNPPQYFWSPSTKEIDTTPLSTADAVIHLAGAGVFDEAWSESRKEVILKSRTESSRLLAEHIPLFNNITTVIGASAIGYYGKDTEDKWVTEDDEPGDDFLANVTVQWEESEKMINSTTRLAQVRIGIVLDSKGGALPQLIQPIKMYAGAPLGSGDQYMSWIHIDDLTDIFIHLLENQELSGIYNGVAPNPVTNKQITKAAADVLGKPLFLPNVPGFVLKTMLGERAEVLLGGQKVSCEKIQKTGFEFNFDNVSDALKDLL; from the coding sequence ATGGATAATCATGTAGTAATAACCGGCGGAACCGGACTAGTAGGCTCAAAGCTGACCAAAAAACTTCAGCAAAAAGGATACCAGGTGTCGATTTACAGCCGAACGGAAGACAAAGATAGCAACCCGCCACAATATTTCTGGTCTCCATCAACGAAAGAAATTGATACAACTCCTCTTTCTACGGCAGATGCGGTGATCCACCTGGCAGGGGCCGGAGTTTTTGATGAAGCCTGGTCTGAAAGCCGAAAGGAGGTTATTCTAAAAAGCAGAACCGAAAGTTCGAGGCTTCTCGCTGAGCATATTCCACTCTTCAATAATATTACAACGGTGATCGGAGCTTCGGCCATTGGTTATTACGGTAAAGATACCGAAGACAAATGGGTAACCGAAGATGATGAGCCCGGTGATGACTTTCTTGCTAATGTGACTGTTCAATGGGAGGAATCTGAAAAAATGATTAACTCAACTACCCGGCTGGCCCAGGTACGAATAGGAATTGTATTGGATTCAAAAGGAGGTGCATTACCTCAATTAATTCAGCCCATTAAGATGTATGCAGGAGCTCCATTAGGATCTGGAGATCAATACATGAGCTGGATTCACATTGATGATCTCACTGATATATTTATTCATTTGCTTGAAAATCAGGAACTCAGCGGGATATACAACGGAGTTGCTCCCAATCCGGTAACAAATAAACAAATAACGAAAGCTGCCGCTGATGTGTTAGGTAAGCCTTTATTCCTGCCAAATGTACCCGGTTTCGTTTTGAAAACAATGCTTGGAGAAAGGGCTGAAGTTTTACTTGGCGGACAGAAAGTTTCGTGCGAGAAGATTCAGAAAACCGGCTTTGAATTTAATTTTGATAATGTAAGCGATGCCTTAAAAGACTTATTATAG
- a CDS encoding DUF5018 domain-containing protein: protein MKKLINSILAFALIAGFLTLQSCDDDDEPQSSAKDITSFVFAGLDPEVTGNISGTTIIANVFPGTDVTSLVPTIQVSSGASVDPASGVAQDFSSPVTYTVTAQDGTTKDYTVTVSEESEVTYNGGTYTDDDFIPGITYNLVAGEEYLFDGLIFIEAGATLNIPAGTTVKFKNAPSTGDNTSSLIIARDAMIMAEGTAENPIIFTAELDDMTGNTLTPSDNAQWGGIIVLGNAPSYKAGVGNAEGDGIAIEGIASEETRGQYGGTQENDNSGVLKYVSIRYTGIGLAEGDEIQGLTLGGVGSGTTIDYIDIFSTADDGIEIFGGTVNIKHVAVAFSTDDDFDFDLGWRGNGQFLFTLMRSDAEGYDHAGEWDGADPNNAPLFSAPNIFNYTAIGPGGSAEGRQRAFLMREKFAGKLGNSIIVDFPGYAVQVENLADSDEDSYGLITTPIDGYQLEILNNTWAMIGNYDGENVSSVVDVSNGLPIADVVAELTDNMNKIETTTVINTLDRGTGVSNITVDPRPATNDTDVASVPAGMEQVNYRGAFAAGEPTWLAGWSSLSKFGYVTE, encoded by the coding sequence ATGAAAAAATTAATCAATTCAATTTTAGCGTTCGCACTTATAGCAGGCTTTTTAACGCTGCAATCTTGCGATGATGATGATGAGCCTCAAAGCTCAGCCAAAGACATTACTTCTTTTGTATTTGCAGGACTTGATCCTGAGGTAACAGGAAACATCAGTGGTACAACTATTATTGCTAATGTTTTCCCAGGTACTGATGTGACTTCTCTTGTACCTACCATTCAGGTATCTTCAGGTGCATCTGTAGATCCTGCATCAGGTGTTGCTCAAGATTTTTCTTCTCCTGTTACCTACACAGTAACTGCACAGGATGGAACAACTAAGGATTACACCGTTACTGTTTCTGAAGAAAGCGAAGTAACTTATAACGGAGGTACTTACACTGATGATGACTTCATTCCTGGAATTACTTACAACCTTGTAGCTGGTGAAGAGTACCTATTTGATGGTCTAATATTTATCGAAGCTGGGGCGACTTTAAATATCCCAGCAGGAACTACTGTTAAATTCAAGAACGCTCCTTCTACTGGAGACAATACTTCTTCTCTAATCATAGCAAGAGATGCAATGATCATGGCTGAAGGTACTGCTGAAAACCCGATTATTTTTACTGCTGAGTTAGATGATATGACAGGTAACACACTTACCCCTTCAGATAATGCACAATGGGGAGGAATTATCGTATTAGGTAATGCTCCTTCTTATAAAGCAGGTGTGGGTAATGCAGAAGGTGATGGTATCGCAATTGAAGGTATTGCTTCTGAAGAAACTAGAGGACAGTACGGTGGTACTCAGGAAAATGATAATTCTGGAGTATTAAAGTATGTTTCTATCAGATATACTGGTATCGGACTTGCAGAAGGAGATGAGATTCAGGGCCTTACTCTTGGTGGGGTTGGATCTGGTACGACTATCGACTACATTGATATCTTCTCAACTGCTGATGATGGAATCGAGATCTTCGGTGGTACTGTGAACATCAAGCACGTTGCAGTTGCATTCTCAACTGATGATGACTTTGACTTTGACCTTGGATGGAGAGGGAACGGTCAATTCTTATTTACTTTAATGAGATCTGATGCAGAAGGCTATGATCATGCAGGAGAGTGGGATGGTGCTGATCCAAACAATGCGCCATTGTTCTCTGCGCCAAATATATTCAATTATACAGCTATTGGCCCTGGTGGTAGTGCAGAAGGAAGACAAAGAGCTTTCCTTATGAGAGAAAAGTTTGCTGGTAAATTAGGTAATTCAATCATCGTTGATTTCCCTGGCTACGCTGTTCAAGTAGAAAACCTTGCAGATTCTGATGAAGATTCATACGGATTGATTACCACTCCGATCGATGGGTACCAATTAGAGATTTTAAATAATACCTGGGCAATGATTGGTAATTATGATGGTGAAAATGTTTCTTCAGTAGTTGATGTATCAAATGGACTTCCTATTGCTGATGTTGTTGCTGAACTTACTGACAACATGAATAAAATAGAAACAACAACAGTTATCAATACTTTAGATAGGGGAACTGGAGTTTCTAACATTACTGTAGATCCAAGACCAGCAACAAATGATACAGATGTTGCATCTGTACCAGCAGGAATGGAGCAAGTAAATTATAGAGGAGCTTTTGCAGCAGGTGAGCCAACATGGTTAGCTGGATGGTCTTCTTTATCTAAATTTGGTTATGTAACTGAATAA
- a CDS encoding TonB-dependent receptor, with product MNYSKVLFFLLFVTGAFAAHAQNGSMSGTITDGETGEELIGATVYIPSISKGMVTDIYGSYSIKNIPAGTYNVEISYVSYQKKTVEGVEIKDGQNTEITVALASDVQQMEEVVVVAKQIKNNEAAMLSLQRKAVGVQDGISSQEIKNLGASNAAESMKQVTGASIEDGKYVVMRGLGDRYSISLLNGIPLPSADPYRNSTSMDMIPADMVMNIITSKTFTPDMPGNFTGGAVNITTKSMPEEFYFNAGMSFGYNTQSSFRNDFIIDSNSGSTDWLGYDDGTRERPMIFDEYSEYLLGSSNARATAIKGRLTENEFERNIIDESSKIFNSDFVERTKNSGLNHGLNIAFGDQFSIGEKKLGYNVGLLYSRSYTFIPNGMEGYYSRGLTNSDNLIREQDYSLTSGKETATVGGLFGLSYQFNPTNEINFDVIYNHTGESFANVNDGFWRNTGYENFNSRSNGFTERGLTDLQLRGKHYFMDLKDLKIDWSAGRVNVTQDQPDMKLFAYNTTVENGERNYIMNQSEVGILPTHLYRYLEDVQYNAKLDVSFKPFEGYDHSIKFGGWYSSKDRDYQEFFYSQVQVPNSQYNTSYLSFSEAAGDLDAFFSNDNAGVVDSPESNGTDRYGFGNFYSDQSRLQNFYNGNETILAGYGMAEINVTDKLQFVAGARLEKTDIETVSLDERAAKGVINQLDVLPSINSRYKLSENANFRAAYTQTLARPNLREIAPIFSISMVGRPNFLGNPNLERTKVQNFDLRYELFPKAGELIAVSAYYKSFENPIVLQISPKASSPEIRPINVGTATVYGAEIEFRKRLDFIGESFENFKFSANFSYIYSRIDKSDEEISAYEAQNLDLKEWRPLPGQSPYIVNLALNHYSPKLDWDNTLSFNVWGERLSFVTGAIDPDVYEQSRPSLNFVSRKSVGEHWSVSFKAMNILNMTYKKKFQDTDYVFESYQVGTDVNFGVTYKF from the coding sequence ATGAATTACTCAAAGGTATTATTTTTCTTATTATTCGTAACAGGGGCGTTTGCAGCCCATGCACAGAATGGTAGTATGAGTGGAACGATCACTGATGGCGAGACAGGCGAGGAACTGATCGGAGCCACAGTATACATTCCATCTATTTCTAAAGGAATGGTTACTGATATCTATGGTAGCTATTCTATTAAAAACATTCCTGCGGGAACTTACAACGTAGAAATCTCTTACGTTTCTTATCAAAAGAAAACGGTAGAAGGTGTTGAGATCAAAGATGGTCAAAACACAGAAATTACTGTTGCACTTGCTTCAGACGTACAACAAATGGAAGAAGTTGTTGTAGTAGCTAAGCAGATTAAAAACAACGAAGCAGCAATGCTTTCATTACAGAGAAAAGCTGTAGGTGTACAGGATGGTATCTCTTCTCAGGAGATCAAGAATCTTGGGGCTTCAAATGCTGCTGAATCGATGAAGCAAGTAACAGGCGCTTCAATTGAGGATGGTAAATATGTTGTAATGAGAGGTTTAGGAGACAGGTATTCAATTTCCTTGCTTAATGGTATTCCTCTACCTTCAGCAGATCCATACAGAAACTCAACAAGTATGGATATGATTCCTGCCGATATGGTTATGAATATTATCACTTCAAAAACATTTACTCCTGATATGCCAGGTAATTTTACGGGTGGGGCAGTAAATATTACAACCAAATCGATGCCCGAAGAATTTTATTTTAATGCGGGGATGAGTTTTGGATACAATACGCAAAGTAGTTTTAGAAATGACTTTATAATAGATTCTAATTCAGGTTCGACTGATTGGCTTGGTTATGATGATGGTACCAGAGAAAGGCCAATGATTTTTGATGAATACTCTGAATATCTTTTAGGTTCTTCAAATGCCAGAGCAACAGCTATTAAAGGAAGATTAACTGAAAATGAATTTGAAAGAAACATCATCGATGAATCTTCTAAAATTTTCAATAGTGATTTTGTCGAAAGAACTAAGAATTCGGGTCTAAACCATGGTTTAAACATAGCCTTTGGTGATCAGTTCTCGATAGGAGAAAAGAAATTGGGATACAATGTTGGATTGCTTTATAGCAGATCATATACATTTATTCCAAATGGAATGGAAGGATATTATTCCAGAGGGTTAACTAATTCTGATAATTTAATCAGAGAGCAAGATTATAGCCTGACTTCTGGAAAAGAAACTGCTACAGTAGGTGGTCTGTTTGGACTTTCGTACCAATTCAATCCAACTAATGAGATTAACTTCGATGTAATATACAATCACACAGGAGAATCATTTGCCAATGTAAATGATGGCTTTTGGAGAAATACAGGATATGAGAATTTTAATTCCAGATCTAATGGATTTACTGAAAGAGGACTTACTGATTTGCAGTTAAGAGGAAAGCATTATTTCATGGACTTAAAAGACCTGAAGATTGATTGGTCAGCAGGACGAGTAAATGTTACTCAGGACCAACCAGATATGAAGCTTTTTGCTTACAATACTACAGTAGAAAATGGAGAAAGAAATTATATAATGAACCAGTCTGAGGTAGGAATTCTACCGACGCATTTATACAGATATCTTGAGGATGTTCAGTATAATGCGAAACTCGATGTTTCTTTTAAACCATTCGAAGGGTATGATCATTCAATTAAATTTGGTGGTTGGTATTCTTCAAAAGACAGAGACTATCAGGAGTTTTTCTATAGCCAGGTTCAGGTTCCTAATAGCCAGTACAATACTTCATACTTATCTTTTAGTGAAGCAGCTGGGGATTTAGATGCTTTCTTTTCAAACGATAACGCTGGAGTAGTTGACTCTCCGGAATCGAATGGCACTGACAGATATGGATTTGGTAATTTTTATTCAGATCAATCGAGATTACAGAACTTTTACAATGGAAATGAAACTATTTTGGCTGGATATGGAATGGCTGAAATTAATGTCACTGATAAATTACAATTCGTTGCAGGAGCAAGGTTAGAAAAAACTGACATTGAAACTGTTAGTTTGGATGAAAGAGCTGCAAAAGGTGTTATTAATCAGCTAGATGTACTTCCATCAATTAACTCTAGATATAAACTATCAGAAAACGCAAACTTTAGGGCAGCATATACTCAAACGTTGGCTAGACCAAACCTTAGAGAAATCGCACCTATATTTTCTATTTCAATGGTTGGACGACCTAACTTTTTAGGAAATCCTAATCTTGAAAGAACTAAAGTTCAGAATTTTGACTTGAGATATGAATTATTCCCGAAAGCTGGTGAATTAATTGCAGTTTCTGCTTATTATAAAAGTTTCGAAAATCCAATAGTACTTCAAATTTCACCGAAGGCTTCTTCACCGGAGATTAGGCCAATAAATGTTGGAACTGCAACAGTTTATGGAGCAGAAATAGAGTTCAGAAAGCGACTTGACTTTATCGGGGAATCATTTGAAAACTTTAAGTTCAGTGCAAACTTTAGCTACATCTATTCAAGAATCGATAAGAGTGATGAAGAAATCTCAGCTTATGAGGCTCAAAATCTTGATTTGAAAGAATGGAGACCATTACCAGGACAATCACCATATATTGTAAACCTGGCATTGAATCACTATAGCCCGAAACTTGATTGGGATAACACTTTAAGTTTTAACGTATGGGGAGAAAGACTATCATTCGTAACAGGAGCAATTGATCCAGATGTATATGAGCAGTCTCGTCCTTCATTAAACTTCGTTTCAAGAAAAAGTGTTGGTGAGCATTGGTCAGTATCATTCAAAGCAATGAATATTCTGAACATGACTTACAAGAAAAAGTTCCAGGATACAGATTATGTATTCGAAAGTTACCAGGTTGGAACCGATGTTAACTTTGGAGTTACTTATAAATTTTAA
- a CDS encoding type II toxin-antitoxin system RelE/ParE family toxin, protein MAEYRLSNEAKNDLIRIHQYGVKQFGESQADKYFNTFYNYFDIIAERPFSFESVDFIKEGYRRCVCGFDSIFFRVNNNVVEIMAIIGRQDATEILK, encoded by the coding sequence ATGGCTGAATACAGACTAAGTAATGAAGCCAAAAACGACCTAATAAGAATACATCAATATGGAGTCAAACAATTTGGGGAGTCACAAGCCGACAAGTACTTTAATACGTTTTATAATTATTTTGACATAATAGCAGAGAGACCGTTTTCATTCGAATCAGTAGATTTCATTAAAGAAGGATATAGACGTTGTGTTTGCGGATTCGACAGTATATTTTTCAGAGTTAATAACAATGTTGTCGAGATTATGGCAATCATTGGGCGACAAGATGCTACTGAAATACTAAAATAA
- a CDS encoding lytic transglycosylase domain-containing protein yields the protein MNTKNLLLALNTFTVFTLLFYIVYSEFGKPPEVQKDYQHEQPASPFNAQPGEPVVYSTKTVMIDLPDSLKFAGEDVPLDIPDVRERLDREIHINTYWHNNSIFLFKRANRWLPQIEKILKEKGVPDDFKYLCAIESGFQNVVSPAGAVGFWQFLRATGKEYDLEINRQVDERYDPIKATYAACDYLLNAHEDLGDWTLVAASYNRGLAGIKRALANQKVDSYYDLMLNDETSRYVFRILACKELLQSPSDYGFEIEEENLYSRIKMRKVTVTETIPDLVEFSLKQGINYKLLKAYNQWLRDDKLTVKDGEQYDIWIPVRK from the coding sequence ATGAATACAAAGAATCTTCTACTTGCGCTGAATACGTTCACAGTATTCACATTATTGTTTTATATCGTATATTCTGAATTTGGTAAACCTCCAGAAGTACAGAAGGATTACCAACATGAGCAACCGGCTTCACCTTTTAATGCACAGCCTGGTGAACCGGTAGTTTATTCAACTAAAACAGTAATGATCGATCTTCCGGACTCCTTGAAATTTGCCGGAGAGGATGTTCCATTGGATATTCCTGACGTGAGAGAAAGACTCGACAGGGAAATCCATATTAATACGTATTGGCATAATAATTCAATCTTTTTATTCAAGCGGGCAAACAGATGGTTGCCTCAAATTGAAAAGATACTTAAGGAGAAAGGAGTCCCGGATGACTTTAAGTACCTTTGCGCAATAGAGTCAGGGTTTCAAAATGTTGTTTCTCCTGCGGGTGCTGTTGGTTTCTGGCAGTTTCTCAGAGCAACAGGTAAGGAATATGACCTGGAGATCAACAGGCAGGTAGATGAGCGATACGATCCGATAAAAGCAACTTATGCAGCGTGTGATTACCTGTTAAATGCTCATGAGGATCTTGGCGACTGGACCCTAGTTGCCGCGAGTTATAATCGTGGCCTTGCAGGAATCAAAAGAGCATTGGCAAACCAAAAGGTTGATAGTTATTATGACCTGATGCTCAATGATGAAACTTCGCGCTATGTTTTCAGGATTCTTGCCTGTAAAGAACTACTTCAAAGCCCTTCGGATTATGGTTTTGAGATCGAGGAAGAAAACCTCTATAGCAGGATAAAAATGCGTAAAGTGACTGTTACAGAAACAATCCCTGACCTGGTTGAGTTTTCCCTAAAACAAGGGATAAACTATAAGCTTCTTAAAGCGTATAACCAATGGTTAAGAGACGATAAGTTAACAGTAAAAGACGGAGAGCAATACGATATATGGATACCGGTGCGGAAATAA
- a CDS encoding ribbon-helix-helix domain-containing protein yields MARQSISFTEPNDEWLKSQVESQEYSSKSELVNDLIRQARKQQKQIDWIKAKLEKAENSGFTSDSKEEILAKSKSGLNG; encoded by the coding sequence ATGGCACGTCAAAGTATCTCATTTACAGAACCGAATGACGAGTGGTTAAAATCTCAAGTCGAAAGTCAGGAATATTCAAGCAAAAGTGAACTTGTAAATGATTTAATCCGGCAGGCAAGAAAACAGCAAAAGCAAATCGACTGGATTAAAGCTAAGCTTGAAAAAGCAGAAAACAGTGGTTTTACTTCAGACTCTAAGGAAGAAATTCTTGCAAAATCTAAGTCAGGTCTGAATGGCTGA
- a CDS encoding LOG family protein, translating into MEEQKINKEEEHRIVKAFKEKNWNEIKSTDSWVIFKVMSEFVEGFEKLAKIGPCVSIFGSARTRDDHKYYKMAHDIAAKLVRHGYGVITGGGPGIMEAGNRGANSEGGRSVGLNIHLPFEQFNNIYIDRDKLINFDYFFVRKVMFVRYSQGFIVMPGGFGTLDEFFEALTLIQTKKIGAFPIVLVGKKFWGGLANWIQDTLLQAENNISEEDLDLFHIVDNEEDAVKVIDDFYSKYLLSPNF; encoded by the coding sequence ATGGAAGAACAAAAAATAAATAAAGAGGAAGAACACAGGATTGTCAAAGCATTTAAAGAAAAGAACTGGAACGAAATCAAGAGTACAGACTCATGGGTGATATTCAAAGTAATGTCTGAGTTTGTCGAAGGATTTGAAAAACTAGCTAAAATCGGTCCATGCGTATCTATATTTGGTTCAGCCCGAACCCGGGATGACCACAAGTATTACAAAATGGCTCATGATATAGCAGCTAAGCTTGTCAGGCATGGGTACGGAGTAATCACTGGTGGCGGACCAGGTATTATGGAGGCCGGTAACCGAGGAGCCAATTCTGAAGGTGGACGTTCGGTTGGTCTGAATATCCACTTGCCATTTGAGCAATTTAACAACATATATATTGATAGAGACAAGCTGATCAACTTTGACTATTTCTTTGTTAGAAAAGTAATGTTTGTCAGATACTCACAGGGTTTTATTGTTATGCCGGGTGGTTTTGGCACTCTTGATGAATTTTTTGAAGCCTTAACACTTATTCAGACGAAAAAGATTGGTGCTTTCCCAATAGTTCTGGTTGGCAAAAAATTCTGGGGAGGATTAGCTAACTGGATCCAGGACACACTTTTACAAGCTGAAAATAATATCAGCGAAGAGGATCTTGACCTTTTTCATATAGTTGATAATGAAGAAGATGCTGTTAAGGTTATCGACGACTTTTATTCTAAATACTTATTGTCTCCAAACTTTTAA